The genomic window ataGCGTCTAACCTCGAAGCCATATTGCTGGGGACCTGTACACGTTGCCCACAAGCAGTACAAACTCGATCACAACCAAAAGCACAGTTCTCCTTtgatctgctttttttctttaacatgtTAGAAAGGAGCGATGGCATTTCATACAGTGTGGTAGTTTCTGCTCGTGCGTGTACTGATCAGATAACAAAGCGATGTTCAGAAATATAAGTAAAGAATAAAAGAGTGACAACAACCTCAATTTCTATAATGGCTTCatgctttactttaaaaaaaataaaaaaataaaaaaatcgcaCGCGAACTTTCaaactatttaaaacaaaaacaacgtaCAAGAATAAAAGAGTCACGTTTTCATTTAcctgaaatattttttcacatgtagtttcatttttagttGAAATCAATTGAATTATTTCTTGAATCCAGTTAAAAGAAATACTTTGAAATACTTGAGAGAAGACCAACACCATATTCTGATTTCTTTGCATTAAAAAGCAACGCAATCTAATTTACATTATATTTAGAAAATCAATCGCTACAAAAATTGACCCCAAGCTGGTGATTCAAGTTGTCCTGAGTGACAGGATGTGAAATTTAAGCATGTGAAACCAACAGTGACAAAAGCCTCCTTTCAGTTGGACCGGTGCACCTTTTACTTTAAAGGTTGAGCTGTGTACATTCTGATTCATTTCTGGTTTCGCTAAACAGCATCAAGAACATTTTTCTTAAGAACGATGAACAGAGCTTCCAACAATATAAGCATTacctattaaaaaataaagatcagCTTTGCAGCTCATTTTTGAGCAAGACAATCCACTTCACTCATATGTTAACAGGATGTATATTTTGCCTTAACACCTAACTCCAGCCATGCAGTAAGTTCAAGTTCTATTCAAATGCCTGACCTGCAGTGAATGCAAATAGGGACGTCATCATGGGCTTGATAAGAGCGCATCTCATGCAACATGTCCAGAATGGGAGGGATGGAGTCCGGTACTCCGTGATCTGGCCAGTTGACATAGTGCAACTGTTTCAAGGTTCGGGAACTctgaaaaaaattcaaagtATTGTACACATTTAGAATGCAAGCGTCTTTTTAGAGCAcattaaacttcatagttataTTTTGGGGTTCAAACCCAACTGTCAAATACAACCACAAAAGTTAGGCTGGCTATAAACAGTGCTTACATTGTGATAGGTCAACCTTAGGGTCCTGGTCAGATAGTCTCCTTTGCTTTCTTCAGAGTCCTGCacaaaaagtttttctttaaccTAAATTCTTGATCTTGCTGCTTACAAAATTATGGTAAAACAAtgtaagactttaaaaaaaactataattagGTATAGTGTATGTGCATGGCATACAGTACTGGTCAGTTTACAGAGATTCATCATGGGTGTGAACGGTAATTTGGGGCTTATTTGGGATTTTCACTAATCTCCACAGGCTCAAATTTATAcataaaaagtcaaaaaatCCTTTAGCATAAAAAGAATTGGATTGACAGCACTGGTTGGATTGAACAATGCTCAGAACAATGCGAAGGTACAGTGAAAATCTATGGAGACCTGTAGATTTACACAAAATGGgaaagtctttttaaaaattgtaacGAACCGAGTTTTACGTCGCCATGGACTGAGAGGCTGCTCACCAAGAAAAAAAGCCCTGCTCTAAAATTGACCCCTTAAATCTCAAGTGAAATTTACAGGTGCCCAAATAAACAAGCCAAAGGCCTTTGGCTTAGAAATTTTATGGTCAGACAAGACAAAGGTTAAGCCATTTGGCCACAATGAcaaaagctgaggttttttaaatgtaatgatatCTAATTTGTGGAGTGTGGTTATAAGCTATGCTAAgaaaccaaccaatttaaatCAACTCTACCAACTCTGTCAAGAagagtggtcaaatatccaACCAGAGTTATGCCAAGCtacaaaaagcaaagcaaatctGGGTGAGGCGCGACTTGCTaagggacatttaaccaaatattagttgTATGTATTTGAGACCGTATGAATaatgttgaccctgtgtggattagagaaaatccaatgTTGAGcagccagtttttgttttgtaaagtaGTTAAATATATTCAGTATAGCAAATACTATAGTATATATTCAGTATAAGTTTTTGCATCAGATCCATTAACCTATTCATCTTGAAAATATGAATAGAGAACAAAAAGTACTCACACAGTAAACTTTAAAAGGCTCACAAACGAACGGCTCCTCGTGTTTCTGTGGCCAGTAAACCTCACACTTTTTCTAAACACAAAAAATCAATCATACAAGTGTAACAAAAGTACTTTCAATTTAAACAATACATCAAACGATAATAGTTAACAAACTGACACCAGGCTGGTGTATAAACATACAAATATAGAGAAAATTCTGTATGGTGAGAAAAAAAGTGGAAAGCAGAGAGAAGTTTACCTTTCCCATCTCAAACTCTCGACAGGCCATCACGACAACCTAGAATCATGaagatgtgtaaaaaaaaaaaaatcatagatctaaaaataaataaataaaacatttttaaaagatatgTGAACTGGGATGGGGATCTGTATTTCAGCTACTGTGGCCAAAGTCACAGCTCTTTTAATCTTAATTTAATTTTCAACTGAAGAAATAAAGCAAGTTGTGCTATCTTAAATGCACCTTGTGGTGTAGACCTTACCTCTATCTTGTATTCCCAAAGCATCCTCAAGAAGTCCACTACTGTGTGGGGCAGAGGACCCTGAGTAGCAATGTAAGCCCTGGAGTTTGATACTCcctgcacacaaaacacagtagTTACATTTGCACAAACCATATTTCAGTCGGGACCCCCGTGGCCAAAAGAAACCTGTTATCTCTAATGCAGCAACTATTTGGCAGCATATACCTCCCTAGCCTTCCACTCACATATATTGgcagagagagcagcagcaagaCTCTGGCTCAGAATGTAGCAGAGATCAGTGCAACCACAGATAATGTTAAAAAGCTTCGAACAGCATAAAAAAGAGAAGCTGGGGTACAGTTGGTTTGTAAAGTGGCCAATCCACTGTGGCCAGGCTAAAGCAGCCTAAATAGTGCACTTACGTTGTTTGTCAATTAAATGTGTAGAAGCTGAGCCATCAGTGGATATAAGCTAAAAGGGACCTTGTTCTTTACCTTGAGGAAACTGGCGTTGATGTAGTCTGTGTCATTTTTTGATGTGACAAGAGTAAGCTTTACTCTGGTGTGGTcaactacaaaaagaaaaatatgtagTTATGAATGTTGGAAAACCTAAAAAGATTCAGAGTGTGCTTTACGTTCTCACCTTGTGgcaaaagaaatgaacagaattagaataaaataaagatgaaaatataataaaatatgttaatGTTTGTAAGCTTTTCCTAGGATCTAGTCTACCTTgtctaatttaaataaatataagaaacTTAAGTAGATATGTTGATGGAGCATTACATACTGTTTATATGGGGTTTTTTGGTCACTGGCACACTATAGGTAATCTAGAAGTATTCCTTTACAGTGTTAATgcagaaaactgtaaaactgttgtatttttatacatttaaacaaGCTTACAGGGCAGAATGTCCTTGTATCGGTTCTTCTTGatgttttcctgcttttctgctgttttgctAGGATACGTCTTGTCCGTTCGGTACTTTGTTGACTGACTTTTCAAcctctgaaaaacacaaaaagaaatgtaaatgcgTTGCATTCATAAAGACTTTTCATCATAGTTCCTAGACGCTATCTAAATGCCAAAGAGctatttttgtcatgttttgctGATGTGTCATACTGAAACAACCTCCAAGCTACGGGTATCATGTAAATGCgtctaaattatatttaattagcCAAAACAGCAGATGGGTAATATGAGTTTCATGGTAGTGTTTCCTGTGCATTTACTGGAAAAGCTCTTTTTTCATAGTGCAGATGCTTTAAGGTCATTAGCAACTGATAGAGGAGAGTGAATAAAAAGTGGGCATGTAACCAGCAAATTACATGTGACCAATGGCACATTGTCACATGTGGTCAGTTTTTATGTGATTCAGCCTCAGACGAAGAATCTGTGACTCATtcgagctcaaactgacatgatGGCTGACAAACTGAGAGGACCTCGATTCTAAATCACCTAAGCGGAAGCTCGGACTCTCAAGTTAAACTCATGTTTGTGCTTGCAGGACTTGTTGAGACATTGGTCTTTTTGTTCTGAGGCCAGTTGAGGCAGATCTAAAAGAGTCTGCTAAAGGACTTGAAATACATCTGCACTTCTCTAACACTACAAAGTGCTTTTTGTCCTCAGAGGAAGTGATGCAATGGACTCTTTCCTCTGGAGTGGTTGGGGTGGCAGCAGTATGACAGCAGAGGGGCAGCATGTGAAGCACACAGTGCTGTCTTCAGGCACCGCCATGTCACTCATCACCATGGCAGCAGCCCACAGATGATGTCACCCTGGGGTTAACACTTCTCAGGCACAATTTAGTATGTTTGCGTGagtgtgtttctctctgtgtgtgtgtgtgtgtgtgtgtgtgtgtgtgtgtgtgtgtgtgtgtgtgtggttgttgttgctgctagtCGTCAGTCGTGTTACAGGACTTTTGCTTACACTTCTTCCTTGTTGTGCCTTTAGTGACAAGCATCAATACAAAGAGGAAGAATGAAAATGGCGTTGGAACCCTCCGAAAAATACCAGTGTGGTACTTCCCTCAGTGTGATGTCTTTTGTAAAAAACCTAAAAATCGGGAAGACTAAGAACTTTCAGTTTCGCCGTGCTTACTGTCAATATAAAAATACACCTTTTTTTAGCGTGTGAATGTGAAAACCCATCGAGAAATACAGCATGTCTTCTGGGTTGAGAATTTTTAGCTGTACTTAAACAAGAGGAACATTACTGTTAACTCACCACAAACTCCCCAGCAATGCCGTTAGGTGTCTCCTCAGCCGCAGCCTCCTGTCTTTCCAGGTCATCCAGGAAGCTTCTCAGAATCCTGACCTGCTGGTCCATAGCTGGATCTTCACTGTGTGGGATAGGGCAGTTTTCATAGGCATTTCATGGCACAAAGGTCCTTGTCCACAGGTCATGGATAGGCTTGCTAAGCTTGGGGACAGGACTGAGGCTGTTACGTTGCTCCGCTACAGAGCACTTCTGTATTGTAGCTCTCACATGAAGGAACTGGTGTAAGGGAACTTCTAAACTGTCTTACAGAATGTAAGAGGAAGCTAACAGGTTCTGTGGTCAGATTAAAAATATTGCCGCGCCCCCTGTGGGTTTCTCTCACAGGGTCCTAAAGTCACCCGGGTGTTCTATTGCATAAATATGTAGCAAAGGGGATGGTAGGGGAAAACAAACATATATTTATGCACATAAACAGTCAAAACAGGTGATCTTAATCAAAAGCAGTCTAGTCAGTTGtacaatattttaaatacacaagCCAAGTGGAGGAGAAACGCATGTAGGGATAGAGCCTAAGACAGAAGAAAGAGGGAGCGCAAGTGTCAAAGATAATCACCCTTAGTTGCTCAGCAGTAATCCACTCAGAGCTTTGGGAAGTCTTCATGTACCTACCTTACTGTACAGCAGACATTTTTGTAATTGAAGTGAGAcaggatgataaaaaaaatcttgtgaatCTCAGCTAGCACAAATTCATGCAATTTGTTTAGTGGTTAAGCAACAATACTTTTAAATTCACAATGTGTGCATAAAAAGAGTAGTGGGAGGAGCTATGTTTTCAGGAACCACGGGCAATAACTCACCCGTTAAAGACTTCCCTTtcttaaatatacataaaagcTCAGCGTTGAAAAGAGTGTggcttaaaaaatacaaatgaaaaaatgcATTACTTACCAAAGTGCTCCCGGGCGTGGATGTTGCCTCTTTTGTCAGTCAACCTTCAACTAATGCTTTTGTCCGGGGTGGCATCATGAAGAAGTTCTGACAGGACATTGCTACATTTAGCAGGTGCTGAGCGCCACATCAGTCGAATAGTGACATCTAGTGGCTTTGTAGTAAACTAATGGAGACATTCTGACACTCAACTGAATGTTACATTAGTCACCGGTTTACAGTATATATCGGGAAAATATAACTGGATAATATCAAAGCATCCAAGACAGACTAGCGAATAACAAAAGGTTAAAGGAAGATTTTTGCCATGTTTTTTCCAGTCATAAAGAATCAAGCATCTGCTGTGCAAATGTATTTCATGCTGCTCGTAATAATCAACAGCAGTGTCCGATAAACTATGATTAACTAGATTAAAGAAATGGGAATTTCTTACCAGGTAAAGTGAAGTGCAGCTCTTATGTGGGGAGGGTTCCCACTCTTTCACTTCTGTGTCACTAGTTAGTATTGCTGCATGTTACACTCGTGTTCAAGGCCTAGCATAGACGCAAAAACATTTATGTAACCCACAACGCACCTACAGGAAGCTAAGATCACCACAGTCCACCTCTACAGTTTCCTGATTGTCGAGTTGATTCCAAACCTGACATCAGTATGAAGATATTTTACCTCGTTTTGCTTTTTCAAGGTGAGTGAGCTATAATTTAAACCTTCTATGAAAGAACTTACTAAGCTAAATCCTTTCAGCACCTTAATCATCATTGTTTATTCTCTCTCTCCCAGGCtctatttttgtaattttttccaCTTCCGTTctttgtgactttaaactgtaaAATCACAGCTTATTCTAGCATCATAGATAAAAACTCTGATTTCATATCAATATTTTTCAGTCACAGTAAACTTACTATTTCATATATAAATCcgtcataattttttttgttatgtgaaaaataaatgccTCTTCACTTTCATATCCTGAAATTCTTTAAGatttaaaattataattaaaaCATACAAGCCTATAAAAATTCTTGAATGTACTCCttattgaaatatttatttacgaagaaaaacatgtttaaattaacatgtttttttctttaaaccttAAATTCAATTAACACGTTAACTATTTTTTGGGAAACATTTTTCGTGAAAGGTGGAatagaaacatatatatatatatttactttaCATActgttaaatgaaagaaaagtgttGTAAATGCACACAGGATGTTTGACAACACCTACCCCCATCTCTCAAGTATGAGGtggtttttttgcttgtgtttttttctcgGGCTTTTAGTGACAATTATTCTAGCATTTGTGCTATCTGACAATCAAAATTTGAAGGTAAACTGCAAACTCATATTAATTCGAATTAAAAACtgaataacatttttatgattTACCAGACTACAaggattttctttctgtctgcctTGTATTTCAGCAAGTCTTCAGCTTGAATGTGATAAAGAGATCACAGCCCATGTTGGAGGTGAATTTATCCTTAAATGCAAGTATGGCATAAATCATTTTCTGTACAGCAAAAAGTATTGGTGCAGAGGGCCCTCCAGAAGCAATTGTGAGATTGTGGCAGACTCAGAAAACAGTCGAAACACACACAGGTCCCAAGTGATAGATTTAAACAGAAGGGGGCTGTTTGTGAAAGTCACAAATCTCCGATTTGATGACGCTGGAGCGTACTGGGTTGGGATTGATAAGATATATGCTGACATCATGACCCAAGTCAAAGTGATTATCACTGAAGGTAAGAATAAAAGACGTTATGCAACttagaaaataaacattattttacAATAACAGTGAAATATGCTGCATCACAGCCTCTGTTTGGTGTTAAGCTGACTGGactgacatttctttttttgtgtcagTTCCAGTGTCCAAGCCCCGACTTTGGCCCCTGAGCTCTCTGGTGGACAGGCCAACATGTTGGGGGAAGTCAGTTACCTTACGCTGTGGTTGTGCAAAGGGCACTGGTGTTCGTTATGCCTGGTATCAGCACATTGACAGAAAGGACTTCCTGCTCCATAAGTCTTCAGACTTGTATCTTCACTGTGGCGCAGTTCAAAAGGACTGTAGTTATTTCTGTATTGGCAGTAATGACATAAGCAGTGAGAAGAGTGAGCTCATCTCTGTGCAGGTTCTGATGCCTGCAAACAGCAGCTGTATCTATGTTGTTAATATTCAGGGTAAGAACAAATGTGATATTCCATTGTGCAAATATAAATGTGAGAACTGTCTTTACAGTGATTTACTGATTAATAAAATGCTTTtagaacaaatgtaaaaaatgtaaaaaaaacaaacaaaacaaaaaaaaacatgcagcatTTTTATAACAACTATTTATATTTACTGACAATATACAATGACTAAAACAACAAGTCAATTactatatttcattttaaaacatggCAAGTGTTCTGTTGTAATGTTTGAGCATGGACGTGGTTCTGTTCCCATAGTGATAAtttatttagttagtttgttttttaatttagaatgagattttttcaACATTAAGACATTAATTTAAACGTAAAATATTTAGTTTAAGTTTAATAGCGTAGTTAGCGTAGCATAGATGATTTACACCATTCATAAATGTCCCATGAAAAagattacaatattcatagccTCATATATTAGTGGCAAAAAATAGACTATTTGTGCATTTGTGACACTTTAAAGCCAAAAATTTATGATGAAATTAAAATGGCatttaataattgtttttatGCAACTTGTGCATGCATGCGTgcatgtctgcgtgtgtgtagTATAGTAAACTATTGCTTGGAAGAAAGGATTAAAGACATCGTGTGTAAGTTTTGACTTCAGTGACTCCTAGAGGTTATAACAGATATGACCGTATGTACAAACCCTTTATGTACAAATTTTCCTTAGGGtcattctatttttttattaacaaaaatcAGGTCATTAGTATTATATAACACAATAAACATAAAAGACAGAGTTTAAAGTTACCATGAAATATTCTAAACAACAAcgtctgttttcttctctcttgTTTTTACAATGCTGTAAAAGCTTCATCCTCAAGGTCTATAAAGCATTATCATtgtaatcttttctttttcattaccAGGTCAACCAATTTATGACTGTGCAGACAGAATGAGCACAACCACAGTCACAACACCAACTCTGACCTCCTGCCTAGTTATTATGAACATCAGTGATAACACAAGAAATCAATCTTTACAACTGAATGAAACCACTCAAGGCTTTTTTTTCATCAGGTTAGTCAATATGCTACTTTTTACTCTATGGAAGAATCACTAAAGGCTGAAAAGAGAATTTAAATTTGTTGAAATTTCACCATAAGATGCGGTCTGAAAACCTGCCCTactccccttttcttttctagATCATTGACGGGACTGCCACTGTGGTACATATTACTGCGTTGGAGTTCTTTTCTGGCCTTGTTGATAATCATTTGCACAGCTGTTAAATACACAAGAAGAAGATACAAAAAATATGCCAACCAGAAGAAAAATATTCATTGCAGGCGAATTTACCATGCGTGTCAGTGACCTGAATTTTACTGTGGTAGTTCTGTGGAAGTTAGAATGATGCCTCTGAGATAGCAGCTTTGTGGCTTAATTGTTGGCCAAAGTTCTTCGATCATGTGGGCCTGTTTGTGAAGTGGGTAGGGCATAACATGTCAGACTGCAGA from Astatotilapia calliptera chromosome 20, fAstCal1.2, whole genome shotgun sequence includes these protein-coding regions:
- the LOC113013615 gene encoding uncharacterized protein LOC113013615, with translation MKIFYLVLLFQASLQLECDKEITAHVGGEFILKCKYGINHFLYSKKYWCRGPSRSNCEIVADSENSRNTHRSQVIDLNRRGLFVKVTNLRFDDAGAYWVGIDKIYADIMTQVKVIITEVPVSKPRLWPLSSLVDRPTCWGKSVTLRCGCAKGTGVRYAWYQHIDRKDFLLHKSSDLYLHCGAVQKDCSYFCIGSNDISSEKSELISVQVLMPANSSCIYVVNIQGQPIYDCADRMSTTTVTTPTLTSCLVIMNISDNTRNQSLQLNETTQGFFFIRSLTGLPLWYILLRWSSFLALLIIICTAVKYTRRRYKKYANQKKNIHCRRIYHACQ